Proteins from a genomic interval of Nostoc sp. TCL240-02:
- a CDS encoding class I SAM-dependent DNA methyltransferase, translating to MTPSQIVTKIWNFCNILRDAGVSYGDYLEQLTYLIFLKMAYEYANPPYNHDLGIPAKYNWQSLKTKRSEELEIHYIELLRELGKKKGILGHIFTKSQNKIQDPVMLSRVIDMIDNEAWVSMGADVKGDIYEGLLEKNAEDTKSGAGQYFTPRALIQVMVKCMRPEPFKTIADPACGTGGFFLETHNFLRKNYNLNEKQTQFLKHQTFYGHEIVPNTRRLCLMNMLLHNIGDINSEPTISPHDALAVDTKQRFDYVLANPPFGKKSSITATNGEGEQEKKDFTYNRKDFWATTSNKQLNFVQHIYTMLKTTGKAGVIVPDNVLFEGGAGETVRQNLLQKTDLHTILRLPTGIFYAHGIKANVLFFDNKPTRKEACTKEVWYYDYRTNIHNTLKKKSLQFEDLEDFIQCYNPEDRSKRGEIWHPETNTEGRWRKFSYEEIMTRDKTSLDISWLKDKSLSNLDNLPEPDELAAEIIENLEAGLNSFKAILNALENDT from the coding sequence ATGACACCATCACAAATAGTCACCAAAATCTGGAATTTCTGCAATATTTTACGAGATGCAGGAGTGAGTTACGGCGACTACCTTGAACAGCTAACATATCTTATTTTTTTAAAAATGGCGTATGAGTATGCTAATCCACCCTATAATCATGATTTAGGTATTCCTGCTAAGTATAATTGGCAAAGCTTAAAAACTAAACGCAGTGAAGAACTGGAGATTCATTACATAGAGCTTTTGCGTGAGTTAGGAAAGAAAAAGGGAATTCTGGGTCATATTTTCACTAAATCTCAAAACAAGATCCAAGATCCAGTAATGCTGTCTCGTGTTATTGACATGATTGACAATGAAGCTTGGGTAAGTATGGGTGCAGACGTTAAAGGTGATATCTATGAAGGACTACTAGAAAAGAATGCAGAAGATACCAAGTCAGGAGCAGGACAGTATTTTACACCGCGTGCGCTCATCCAAGTAATGGTTAAATGTATGCGTCCTGAGCCTTTTAAGACTATTGCTGATCCTGCTTGTGGCACCGGGGGGTTTTTCTTAGAAACCCACAATTTTCTGAGGAAAAACTACAATTTGAATGAGAAACAAACTCAATTTCTCAAGCATCAAACCTTTTATGGGCATGAAATTGTTCCCAATACACGCCGTTTGTGTTTAATGAATATGCTTTTGCATAACATTGGTGATATTAATAGTGAACCAACTATTTCTCCTCATGATGCATTAGCTGTAGATACTAAACAACGTTTTGACTATGTTCTCGCTAATCCACCCTTTGGGAAAAAGAGTAGTATAACTGCTACTAATGGAGAAGGTGAGCAGGAAAAAAAGGATTTTACCTATAACAGAAAAGACTTTTGGGCAACTACCTCAAATAAACAGTTAAATTTTGTACAGCACATCTATACAATGCTGAAAACTACTGGCAAAGCAGGTGTGATAGTGCCAGATAACGTGCTATTTGAAGGTGGAGCAGGGGAAACAGTTCGCCAAAATCTGTTGCAAAAAACTGATTTGCACACTATTCTTCGCTTACCTACAGGAATTTTCTACGCACATGGCATTAAAGCAAACGTTTTGTTTTTTGATAATAAACCTACAAGAAAAGAAGCTTGTACGAAAGAGGTTTGGTATTATGACTACCGCACCAATATCCACAATACTCTCAAAAAAAAATCACTTCAATTTGAAGATTTAGAAGACTTTATCCAATGCTACAATCCTGAAGATCGCAGTAAACGTGGGGAAATTTGGCATCCAGAAACAAATACCGAGGGACGCTGGCGCAAATTCAGTTATGAAGAAATTATGACACGGGATAAAACTAGCCTTGATATTTCTTGGCTAAAAGATAAAAGTCTGTCTAATCTGGATAACTTACCAGAACCCGACGAACTAGCAGCAGAAATCATTGAAAATCTGGAAGCAGGTTTGAACAGTTTTAAGGCTATTTTGAATGCGCTTGAAAATGATACTTAA
- a CDS encoding Mu transposase C-terminal domain-containing protein, whose protein sequence is MPKQYASEYGLHEEWGTSGLPQHFYTDGGKDFRSNHLQQIGVQLGFVCHLRDRPSCSCSVERPFKTLNTELFSTLQGYTGSNVQERPEEAEKEACLTLRQLEQMLVRYIVDNYNQRLDARMGDQTRFQSWESGLIAAPDLLSERDLDICLMKQTRRQIQRGGYLQFENLMYRGELLAGYAGESVVLRYDPRDITTILVYRIEGDKEVFIARAYAQDLETEELSLDEAKAISRKVREAGKAVSNRSILAEVRERETFQIQKKTKKERQKVEQAEVKKSKQLIPVEPESSVEAVSIDSEPEPEMPEVFDYEQMREDYGF, encoded by the coding sequence TTGCCCAAGCAATATGCTTCAGAATATGGACTTCACGAAGAATGGGGTACTTCTGGTTTGCCGCAACACTTTTATACCGATGGGGGTAAAGATTTTCGTTCCAACCATTTACAGCAAATAGGGGTGCAGTTAGGATTTGTTTGTCATTTGCGCGATCGCCCATCTTGCAGTTGTAGTGTTGAGCGTCCGTTTAAAACTCTAAATACAGAATTATTCTCAACTTTACAAGGATATACAGGTTCAAACGTTCAAGAGCGGCCAGAGGAAGCGGAAAAAGAAGCTTGCTTAACGTTGCGGCAGTTAGAGCAAATGTTGGTGCGTTACATTGTTGATAACTATAACCAGCGACTTGATGCTCGAATGGGCGACCAGACAAGATTTCAAAGCTGGGAATCTGGTTTAATTGCAGCACCCGATTTACTTTCCGAGCGGGATTTGGATATTTGCTTAATGAAGCAAACACGGCGACAAATTCAACGCGGGGGATATCTGCAATTTGAAAACTTGATGTATCGAGGTGAACTCTTAGCGGGTTATGCGGGGGAAAGTGTTGTGTTGCGATATGACCCTAGAGACATCACAACGATTTTGGTTTATCGCATAGAAGGGGATAAAGAGGTATTTATTGCTCGTGCTTATGCTCAAGATTTGGAGACAGAAGAACTATCTCTAGATGAAGCAAAAGCTATCAGTCGTAAGGTCAGAGAAGCGGGTAAGGCTGTGAGTAATCGCTCAATTTTGGCTGAAGTTAGGGAACGCGAAACATTCCAAATTCAAAAGAAAACTAAAAAAGAGCGTCAGAAAGTAGAACAGGCTGAGGTCAAAAAATCTAAACAACTTATACCTGTTGAGCCAGAGTCATCAGTAGAGGCAGTATCTATTGATAGCGAACCTGAGCCAGAGATGCCGGAAGTTTTTGATTACGAACAAATGCGTGAAGATTACGGATTTTAG
- a CDS encoding cation-translocating P-type ATPase: MVSTVDLNTVAGLSEVEAIARLKQDGYNELSSARSRSILSFAWETVQDPIFLLLVGGGIIYWILGDLQEALILLGFVFFITGISLYQEGKTEHTLEALRDLSSPRALVIRDGQQKRIAGREVVRGDILVLAEGDRVPADAIVLSCTNLSTDESLLTGESLPVRKVVSTTLNNLAAAGTVEMARPGGDELPFVYSGTLVVQGQGIAQVQAVGAQTEMGKIGNALQKVKLEPTPLQQEMTRLVSRLFGIALLLCVAIVVIYGLTRGDWLKGFLAGITLAMAILPNEFPVVVTIFLALGAWRISQKHVLARRASAVETLGSATVLCVDKTGTLTLNQMAVQQLFAYNNAENAHPYNLELHLRESLPETVHELVEFCILASQRDPFDPMEKAFKELGDRYLAHTEHLHNDWILLREYPLSPHLLAMSHVWQSGDGKQYEIAAKGAPEAIADLCHFTLQQQRILATQISEMANQGLRVLGVAKASLLDAPPPFLPPHPSLNPNHLPDEQHDFPFQFLGLVGLSDPVRPNVAAAIQECYTAGIRVVMITGDYPGTAQTIARQIGLMQMGAILTGAELDLISDAELEQRIQSTNIFARAVTEQKLRLVNALKAKGEVVAMTGDGVNDASALKSAQIGIAMGRRGTDVARESAALVLLDDDFSSIVEAVKLGRRIFDNLRKAMAYLLAIHIPIAGMSLIPVLFKLPLVLLPVHVAFLHLIIDPACSIVLEAEPAEATVMQRPPRHPKEALFGRKTLGLAVLQGVGILLITLAIFVVALYRRQGELDARALTFTALILANLFLILSESSSSRLSLKILKSPNNALWWVVGGGLVFLAFVLYVPFLRQLFSFSFLHPIDLAICLGGGAIALLWFEQLKFLNRPQRVIQSKSIKPIQENL, encoded by the coding sequence ATGGTTTCGACCGTCGATCTGAATACCGTGGCTGGGTTATCTGAGGTTGAAGCGATCGCTCGGCTCAAACAGGATGGCTACAATGAACTTTCCTCGGCTCGCTCTCGCAGTATTTTATCCTTCGCTTGGGAAACTGTTCAAGATCCGATCTTTCTCTTGCTGGTCGGCGGCGGGATCATTTATTGGATTTTAGGCGACTTACAAGAAGCCCTGATTTTGCTGGGTTTCGTCTTCTTCATCACAGGAATCAGCCTTTACCAGGAAGGTAAAACCGAACACACCCTAGAAGCCTTGCGCGATCTCTCCAGTCCTCGCGCCTTGGTAATTCGGGATGGACAGCAAAAACGGATTGCGGGGCGAGAAGTCGTTCGGGGAGATATCTTAGTGTTGGCAGAAGGCGATCGCGTACCTGCTGATGCAATAGTACTATCCTGTACAAATCTCTCAACTGATGAATCGTTATTAACTGGGGAATCTCTACCTGTTCGCAAAGTTGTTTCGACTACGCTCAACAACCTTGCTGCCGCCGGTACTGTGGAAATGGCGCGTCCAGGGGGAGATGAGTTGCCCTTTGTATATTCTGGAACCTTGGTGGTTCAGGGACAGGGAATTGCTCAAGTCCAAGCAGTGGGCGCTCAAACAGAGATGGGCAAGATTGGCAACGCCTTACAAAAAGTCAAGCTGGAACCGACTCCCCTACAACAAGAAATGACTCGGTTGGTAAGCCGTTTATTTGGCATCGCTTTATTATTGTGTGTGGCGATTGTTGTCATTTATGGACTGACGCGAGGAGATTGGCTCAAAGGATTTCTCGCGGGTATTACTTTAGCGATGGCAATTTTGCCGAATGAATTTCCGGTTGTCGTGACGATTTTCTTAGCCTTGGGAGCATGGCGTATTTCTCAGAAACACGTCTTAGCTCGTCGCGCTTCCGCCGTTGAAACCTTGGGTTCCGCAACCGTTCTGTGTGTGGATAAAACCGGGACGCTGACGCTGAATCAGATGGCTGTGCAACAGCTATTTGCATACAACAATGCAGAAAACGCTCATCCATATAATTTGGAATTGCATTTACGAGAGTCTCTCCCCGAAACGGTTCATGAATTAGTCGAGTTCTGCATTCTGGCGAGCCAAAGAGATCCCTTTGATCCAATGGAGAAAGCGTTTAAGGAATTAGGCGATCGCTATCTCGCACATACTGAACATCTGCACAACGATTGGATACTGTTACGAGAATATCCGCTCTCACCCCATCTATTGGCAATGTCTCATGTTTGGCAGTCAGGCGATGGTAAGCAGTATGAAATTGCAGCGAAAGGAGCGCCGGAAGCGATCGCGGATCTCTGTCATTTCACGCTTCAACAGCAGAGAATTCTGGCAACCCAAATCAGTGAAATGGCCAATCAAGGATTGCGTGTGTTAGGCGTTGCCAAAGCGTCTCTTCTTGATGCGCCGCCTCCATTTTTACCACCTCATCCGTCCCTCAATCCCAATCATTTACCCGATGAGCAACATGACTTTCCTTTTCAATTTCTCGGATTGGTAGGACTGTCTGATCCAGTGCGTCCAAACGTTGCGGCGGCAATTCAAGAATGTTATACCGCAGGTATTCGAGTGGTGATGATTACGGGTGATTATCCCGGAACTGCTCAAACTATTGCCCGTCAGATTGGATTGATGCAAATGGGAGCCATTTTGACAGGAGCGGAATTGGATCTGATCAGTGACGCTGAACTCGAACAACGTATTCAAAGTACGAATATTTTTGCACGAGCCGTTACCGAACAAAAATTGCGGTTGGTGAATGCTTTGAAAGCTAAGGGTGAAGTTGTTGCTATGACTGGGGATGGTGTGAATGATGCTTCTGCTCTCAAATCTGCCCAAATCGGGATTGCGATGGGACGGCGAGGTACGGATGTTGCCCGTGAGTCGGCAGCGTTGGTGTTATTGGATGATGATTTTTCGTCCATCGTGGAAGCAGTCAAACTTGGACGGCGAATTTTTGATAATCTCCGCAAAGCAATGGCATATCTGCTAGCGATTCACATCCCGATCGCTGGCATGTCTTTGATTCCAGTGTTGTTTAAGTTGCCATTAGTATTGCTTCCCGTTCACGTTGCCTTTCTGCATTTGATTATTGATCCAGCTTGCTCCATCGTTTTAGAAGCTGAACCCGCAGAAGCAACAGTAATGCAGCGTCCTCCTCGCCACCCCAAAGAAGCATTATTTGGTAGGAAAACTTTAGGATTGGCAGTGCTACAAGGGGTGGGAATTTTGTTGATCACTCTCGCCATCTTTGTGGTGGCGCTATATCGCCGACAAGGTGAACTTGATGCCCGTGCTTTAACGTTTACAGCGTTGATTTTGGCAAATTTATTCCTAATTTTGAGCGAAAGTTCTTCATCTCGCCTCAGTCTAAAAATCCTGAAATCTCCCAATAATGCTCTCTGGTGGGTGGTTGGTGGGGGACTGGTTTTTCTGGCGTTCGTGCTGTATGTTCCGTTCTTACGTCAATTGTTTAGCTTCTCCTTCTTACACCCAATCGACTTGGCAATTTGTTTAGGAGGTGGGGCGATCGCTCTGCTTTGGTTTGAACAGTTAAAGTTTCTCAATCGACCCCAACGAGTTATTCAATCTAAATCAATAAAACCTATCCAAGAAAATCTGTAA
- a CDS encoding helix-turn-helix domain-containing protein: MQDAEFSTISTTWASSADVNNDLAETNVIVSKLSDEALLKMEVIQNLLENSDRTTYTQKLKEAAEKLGKSVRTVRRLVDKWEQEGLAGLAQNQRMDKGKHRVDEDWQEFVLKTYKEGNKGSKRMTRQQVFIRVKARADELGVKHPSHMTVYRILQPLIDKIEQAKSIRSPGWRGSRLSVKTRDGKDLQIEHSNQVWQCDHTLVDVLLVDQHGKILSRPWLTTVIDSYSRCIMGINLGSRCTKFDCCSFSATSCNFAQAICFRIWTSRRMGYFWFAATLLYRWG, from the coding sequence ATGCAAGATGCAGAATTCTCTACAATCTCTACGACTTGGGCAAGCTCCGCAGATGTTAATAATGATCTTGCTGAAACAAACGTTATAGTTTCTAAACTTTCAGATGAAGCTTTGCTGAAAATGGAGGTGATTCAAAATCTTTTAGAAAATAGCGATCGCACTACATATACTCAAAAGCTCAAGGAAGCGGCAGAAAAGCTTGGTAAGTCAGTACGTACAGTGCGACGGCTGGTAGATAAATGGGAACAGGAAGGTTTGGCTGGACTGGCGCAAAATCAACGGATGGATAAAGGGAAGCATCGAGTTGATGAAGACTGGCAAGAGTTTGTATTGAAAACTTATAAGGAGGGTAATAAGGGAAGTAAAAGGATGACTCGCCAGCAGGTATTTATTAGAGTGAAGGCAAGAGCAGACGAACTGGGAGTTAAGCATCCTTCCCACATGACGGTTTACCGAATTTTGCAGCCGTTAATAGATAAAATTGAGCAAGCTAAAAGTATTCGCAGTCCGGGTTGGCGTGGTTCGCGCTTATCAGTGAAAACCCGTGATGGAAAAGACTTGCAAATAGAACATAGTAACCAAGTTTGGCAATGCGACCACACCCTTGTTGATGTTTTATTAGTAGACCAGCATGGCAAAATTCTAAGTCGTCCTTGGTTAACAACGGTTATTGATAGCTATTCACGCTGCATTATGGGAATTAACTTGGGCTCACGATGCACCAAGTTCGACTGTTGTAGCTTTAGCGCTACGTCATGCAATTTTGCCCAAGCAATATGCTTCAGAATATGGACTTCACGAAGAATGGGGTACTTCTGGTTTGCCGCAACACTTTTATACCGATGGGGGTAA
- a CDS encoding TniB family NTP-binding protein, with protein MTSKEAQAVAQQLGDIPVNSEKLQAEIQRLNRKGFVPLEQVQILHDWLEGKRQSRQSGRVVGESRTGKTMGCDAYRLRNKPSQVAGKPPTVPVAYIQIPQECGAKELFGVIMEHLKYQVTKGTVAEIRDRTLRVLKGCGVEMLIIDEADRFKPKTFAEVRDIFDRLEIAVILVGTDRLDAVIKRDEQVYNRFRSCHRFGKMSGEDFKRTVDIWEKQILRLPVASNLSSKTMLKTLGEATGGYIGLMDMILRETAIRALKKGLQKIDLETLKEVAAEYK; from the coding sequence ATGACTTCAAAAGAAGCCCAAGCAGTCGCCCAACAATTGGGTGATATTCCCGTTAATAGTGAAAAATTACAGGCGGAGATTCAACGATTAAATCGTAAAGGTTTTGTCCCACTTGAACAAGTGCAAATTCTCCATGATTGGTTGGAAGGAAAGCGCCAATCAAGACAATCTGGGCGTGTGGTAGGTGAGTCCAGAACAGGTAAAACAATGGGTTGTGATGCCTATAGGCTTAGGAATAAACCCTCTCAAGTTGCAGGAAAACCCCCAACTGTACCTGTAGCTTATATCCAAATTCCCCAAGAGTGCGGTGCTAAGGAATTATTTGGGGTAATTATGGAGCATTTAAAATATCAAGTAACTAAAGGAACAGTGGCAGAAATTCGAGATAGAACACTACGGGTTCTTAAAGGTTGCGGCGTGGAGATGTTGATTATTGATGAAGCTGACCGCTTTAAGCCGAAAACTTTTGCGGAAGTGCGTGATATTTTTGACAGGTTGGAAATAGCAGTGATTTTGGTAGGAACTGACCGCTTAGATGCAGTGATTAAGCGGGATGAGCAAGTTTACAACCGTTTTCGGTCTTGTCACCGTTTTGGAAAGATGTCAGGGGAAGATTTTAAGCGAACGGTGGATATTTGGGAGAAACAAATACTGAGATTGCCAGTTGCTTCCAACCTTTCGAGTAAAACGATGTTGAAGACGTTAGGGGAAGCAACTGGAGGTTATATCGGTTTGATGGATATGATTCTGAGAGAGACTGCAATTCGGGCTTTAAAAAAAGGACTGCAAAAAATTGACTTGGAAACTTTGAAGGAAGTAGCTGCTGAGTACAAGTGA
- the mgtA gene encoding magnesium-translocating P-type ATPase — translation MPQVIPSFWSLPAEQVLDQLKSSHQGLSRQEAQQRLTQYGANSLKQKRQSSTLLLLLNQFKSPIILILIAAAVLSSFLGDVIDTIIILTIVLISGLLGFWQERGARDAVTKLLALVQVKATVLRDGQSQEISNEEVVPGDIVLLAAGDSIPGDCLILESKDLSVNEAALTGETYPADKLGGVLPNEVGLSQRTNTLYMGTNAISGTAKAVVMQTGKQTEFGKVSERLKLRPPETEFERGLGKFGYFLMEVTLILVVLIFVANVYLQRPVLQSFLFSLALAVGLTPQLLPAIVSVNLARGAKQMAKKQVIVKRLSAIENFGSMNVFCTDKTGTLTEGEVKIHAAVDVEGKESDRVLLYAYLNAASESGYVNPIDAAIRQHKQFDISAYQKLDEVPYDFNRKRLSILLKKDNRNLIVTKGALKAILNVCSTVETGDGKTIDIAMQQDKIQLRAEELGSEGFRVLGVAYRNCVACVSSDDNRNSFSKDDETNMTFLGYLALFDPPKADIADTLKELGQLGVTTKMITGDSRAVAISIIEQVGLPKPKVLTGGELQELSDEALMHRVGKINVFAEVEPNQKERIIIALKKTGNVVGYLGDGINDASALHAADVGISVESSVDVAKEAADIVLMQKDLNVLVEGVKEGRVTFANTLKYVFMATSANFGNMFSMAGISLVLPFLPLLPSQILLTNLLTDFPEMTIATDRVDREMVNKPRRMNITFIRNFMVVFGLLSSVFDYLTFAALLLLLHANSAQFRTGWFMESVISASMIVLVIRTRQSILTSKPGKYLLTATIAIAIVTLLIPYTPVAGLLGFQPLPIEFLLVLAAIVGLYIICAENVKRIFYQHVQS, via the coding sequence ATGCCTCAAGTCATCCCCTCATTTTGGAGCCTACCTGCCGAACAGGTATTAGATCAACTTAAGAGTAGCCACCAGGGTTTGAGTCGCCAAGAGGCGCAGCAACGGCTCACTCAATATGGTGCAAACAGTCTCAAGCAAAAGCGACAGTCATCCACACTACTCTTGTTGCTGAACCAGTTTAAGAGTCCGATTATTTTGATTTTAATAGCAGCTGCTGTTCTCTCCAGTTTTCTTGGAGATGTCATTGATACTATTATTATTCTGACGATCGTACTAATTAGTGGGCTATTAGGATTTTGGCAAGAGCGAGGAGCTAGAGATGCCGTAACGAAGCTACTGGCTTTAGTGCAAGTAAAAGCCACAGTTTTGAGAGATGGTCAATCTCAAGAAATCTCTAATGAGGAGGTGGTTCCAGGTGACATTGTGTTGCTTGCTGCTGGCGATAGTATCCCTGGTGACTGCCTGATTTTAGAGTCGAAGGATCTGTCAGTGAATGAAGCAGCACTCACGGGAGAAACCTATCCTGCTGACAAACTGGGTGGCGTATTGCCGAACGAAGTCGGACTCAGCCAGCGAACAAACACCCTTTATATGGGCACTAACGCCATCAGTGGTACTGCGAAGGCGGTTGTGATGCAGACCGGAAAACAGACTGAATTTGGCAAGGTATCAGAACGCCTGAAACTCAGACCGCCCGAAACCGAATTTGAAAGGGGACTGGGCAAGTTTGGCTATTTTCTCATGGAAGTGACGTTGATTTTGGTGGTTCTAATTTTTGTCGCCAACGTCTACTTGCAACGCCCTGTTCTACAATCTTTTCTATTCTCCCTAGCGCTTGCAGTCGGTCTGACTCCTCAATTGTTGCCTGCGATCGTTAGCGTTAACTTGGCTCGCGGCGCTAAACAAATGGCGAAAAAGCAGGTGATTGTGAAACGACTGTCTGCGATTGAAAATTTTGGCAGCATGAACGTGTTTTGTACAGATAAAACGGGCACGCTGACGGAAGGGGAAGTGAAAATTCACGCTGCGGTTGATGTGGAGGGGAAGGAGAGCGATCGCGTTTTGCTTTATGCCTATTTAAATGCTGCGTCTGAATCAGGCTATGTAAATCCCATCGATGCCGCAATTCGTCAACACAAGCAATTTGACATTTCTGCTTATCAGAAACTAGATGAAGTACCCTATGATTTCAACCGTAAACGTCTAAGTATTCTGTTGAAGAAAGATAATAGGAATCTGATTGTCACCAAAGGTGCGCTAAAGGCAATTCTCAATGTTTGCTCAACCGTCGAAACTGGTGACGGAAAGACAATTGACATTGCTATGCAGCAGGACAAGATTCAGCTACGGGCAGAAGAACTTGGTAGTGAAGGGTTTCGAGTTTTGGGGGTAGCTTACCGCAACTGCGTAGCTTGCGTGTCGTCTGACGACAATCGCAATTCCTTCAGCAAAGACGATGAAACAAACATGACGTTTTTGGGTTATCTTGCTCTTTTCGATCCACCAAAAGCAGATATTGCTGATACGCTCAAAGAATTGGGACAACTTGGAGTTACCACAAAAATGATCACGGGCGATAGTCGAGCGGTTGCCATCAGTATCATTGAACAGGTGGGATTACCAAAACCAAAGGTTTTAACTGGTGGCGAATTGCAAGAGCTTTCTGATGAAGCCCTAATGCATCGTGTTGGCAAAATAAATGTCTTTGCTGAGGTTGAGCCAAATCAAAAAGAGCGGATCATCATTGCGCTGAAAAAAACCGGGAATGTAGTCGGTTATCTTGGCGATGGCATTAACGATGCCTCAGCGCTTCATGCTGCCGATGTGGGTATTTCTGTTGAGAGTTCGGTTGACGTAGCCAAAGAAGCCGCAGATATCGTGTTGATGCAAAAAGACCTAAATGTTTTGGTCGAAGGTGTGAAAGAAGGACGGGTAACGTTTGCCAATACGCTCAAATACGTATTTATGGCAACAAGTGCTAATTTCGGCAATATGTTTAGCATGGCAGGTATTTCTCTAGTTCTACCCTTCTTACCCTTGCTACCTAGCCAAATTTTGCTCACAAACCTGTTGACCGATTTCCCAGAAATGACGATCGCAACCGATCGCGTAGACCGGGAAATGGTCAACAAACCCCGGCGGATGAACATCACATTTATCCGTAATTTTATGGTGGTGTTTGGGCTGCTGAGTTCAGTCTTTGATTACCTCACCTTTGCGGCACTCCTATTGCTGCTGCACGCCAACTCAGCGCAATTTAGAACCGGTTGGTTTATGGAATCAGTGATTTCTGCATCTATGATTGTGCTGGTAATTCGCACACGGCAATCTATCCTCACGAGCAAGCCAGGAAAGTACTTATTGACGGCAACGATCGCGATCGCCATTGTCACCCTCCTGATTCCTTATACTCCAGTTGCAGGTTTACTAGGGTTCCAACCTTTACCCATTGAATTCCTTTTGGTGCTGGCAGCAATTGTTGGACTTTATATCATCTGTGCAGAAAACGTTAAACGGATTTTCTATCAACACGTCCAGTCTTAA